The Lactobacillus sp. ESL0680 genome has a segment encoding these proteins:
- a CDS encoding TraX family protein → MQIAKKVRGLTTFDLKIIGIILMVVDHFHQMFYPLGAPNWLDWFGRPVATIFFFTSVVGFSHTHDKKKYMERLYISMVLMALFTAILEKTVHFEQVVLINNIFRDLFIGTMFMTGIDQFAAAKNGNKAKHISLGILWFALPFIFSVITTLLVGAAGLPLIIKQIALGIFPAILLAENNVMVLLIPLLYLFRNNKKIQCLLIAITALLYGLTGSTQWMMIFAIIPIWFYNGQKGPGMKYFFYIFYPAHIALLYCLAAFLYKVIIK, encoded by the coding sequence ATGCAGATTGCTAAAAAAGTACGAGGTTTAACTACTTTTGACTTGAAAATAATCGGAATTATTTTAATGGTAGTTGATCATTTTCACCAGATGTTTTATCCACTGGGCGCACCGAATTGGCTGGACTGGTTCGGTCGACCAGTCGCCACTATTTTCTTTTTTACTAGTGTAGTTGGCTTTAGCCACACGCATGATAAGAAGAAATATATGGAACGGCTGTATATTTCAATGGTGTTGATGGCGCTGTTCACAGCAATTTTGGAAAAAACAGTCCACTTTGAGCAAGTAGTGTTAATCAATAACATTTTCCGTGATTTGTTTATTGGAACAATGTTTATGACTGGTATCGATCAGTTTGCGGCTGCTAAAAATGGCAACAAGGCAAAACATATTAGTTTAGGAATTTTATGGTTTGCCTTACCGTTTATTTTCTCAGTGATTACAACACTTCTTGTTGGTGCAGCTGGCCTGCCATTAATAATTAAGCAAATTGCCCTGGGCATTTTTCCAGCAATTCTCTTAGCCGAAAATAATGTTATGGTTTTGTTAATTCCGCTGCTATATTTATTCAGAAACAACAAAAAAATTCAATGTCTGCTGATTGCAATAACCGCGCTACTTTATGGTTTAACTGGTTCAACTCAGTGGATGATGATTTTTGCAATTATTCCGATCTGGTTTTATAACGGTCAAAAGGGTCCGGGCATGAAGTATTTCTTTTATATTTTCTATCCGGCACATATTGCCTTGCTGTATTGCTTAGCTGCATTCTTGTACAAGGTAATTATCAAATAA
- a CDS encoding NAD(P)-dependent oxidoreductase has translation MKIGFIGTGVMGNAICLNLLKAGYKLWVYNRTKSKTDNLVAEGATWCANPKAVTDATDVIFTMVGFPRDVEQIYFGTDGILTTDVQGKIIVDMTTSKPKLAEKIYAAGEEQGAQVLDAPVSGGDLGAKNGTLTVMVGGDKEAFTTLKPVFEAISSMAQYFGPAGAGQNTKMANQIMIAGTMTGMTEMLVYAQKAGLDLPAVVKTVGGGSAANWSLSNYAPRVLKGDYTPGFFSKHFLKDLRIALDTAQEMDVELPATEKAKELYEILVDEKDLGDLGTQGLIKLWWE, from the coding sequence ATGAAAATTGGCTTTATCGGAACAGGTGTGATGGGCAATGCGATTTGTCTTAATTTGCTAAAAGCGGGTTATAAGTTATGGGTCTATAATCGCACTAAGTCCAAGACAGATAATTTGGTGGCTGAAGGTGCTACTTGGTGTGCTAATCCTAAGGCGGTTACGGATGCGACCGATGTGATTTTCACGATGGTTGGCTTTCCGCGGGATGTTGAGCAAATTTATTTTGGCACTGACGGTATTTTAACAACTGATGTTCAGGGCAAGATCATCGTTGACATGACAACTTCTAAGCCTAAGTTAGCGGAGAAGATTTACGCTGCAGGTGAAGAACAGGGTGCGCAAGTTTTGGATGCACCAGTTTCTGGTGGTGACTTAGGTGCTAAAAATGGCACGTTGACTGTCATGGTTGGCGGCGACAAGGAAGCCTTTACGACCTTAAAGCCAGTTTTTGAAGCAATCAGCAGTATGGCGCAATATTTTGGTCCAGCAGGTGCTGGTCAAAACACTAAAATGGCCAACCAGATTATGATTGCCGGAACAATGACGGGGATGACTGAAATGCTGGTTTACGCGCAAAAGGCGGGGCTAGATTTGCCGGCAGTAGTCAAAACAGTTGGCGGCGGTAGTGCTGCTAACTGGAGCTTAAGCAACTATGCGCCAAGAGTTTTAAAAGGTGATTATACTCCCGGATTTTTTAGCAAACATTTCTTAAAGGATTTGCGGATTGCGCTCGACACAGCTCAAGAAATGGATGTTGAGCTGCCGGCAACGGAAAAAGCTAAGGAACTCTATGAAATCTTGGTTGATGAAAAAGACTTGGGTGATTTAGGCACGCAAGGACTAATTAAACTGTGGTGGGAATAA
- a CDS encoding aldo/keto reductase → MKQVKINGRMVPAIGIGTWHMGSDPAKQQAETAAIQAGIEAGAKLIDTAEIYGKGASETLVGQAIKPYKREELFVVSKVWPENATKKDLEKHLDASLDRLNTDYLDMYLLHWRDQVPLEESIAELDRMREKGKIKSWGVSNFDVADLEEVEALPAGHNLAANEDLYNLNARGLDFDLIPWQKERDIPLLAYSPVGGLDNNLHTDMLTNPVIKQIADEHNASVYQVLLSWTIRDGITIAIPQTANADHMKDNIAAADLELTAADLAAIDEQYPKPTHKIPLDLD, encoded by the coding sequence ATGAAACAAGTAAAAATTAATGGCCGCATGGTACCGGCAATTGGCATTGGTACTTGGCACATGGGTAGTGATCCGGCTAAGCAGCAAGCAGAAACAGCCGCAATTCAAGCTGGAATTGAAGCAGGTGCTAAGTTAATCGATACCGCGGAAATTTACGGTAAAGGTGCATCTGAAACCTTAGTGGGTCAAGCAATTAAGCCGTACAAACGTGAGGAATTGTTTGTCGTTTCAAAAGTTTGGCCGGAAAATGCGACGAAAAAGGACTTGGAGAAGCACTTAGATGCTAGTTTAGATCGTCTCAATACGGATTATTTGGATATGTACTTACTTCACTGGCGCGATCAGGTGCCACTAGAGGAATCAATTGCTGAATTGGATCGAATGCGTGAAAAGGGCAAGATTAAGTCTTGGGGTGTTTCTAATTTTGATGTGGCAGATTTAGAAGAAGTCGAGGCGCTTCCTGCCGGTCATAATTTAGCAGCAAACGAAGACCTCTATAATCTGAATGCTCGTGGGTTAGATTTTGATTTGATTCCGTGGCAAAAAGAACGTGACATACCGCTGCTTGCTTATAGTCCAGTTGGCGGCTTAGACAACAACTTGCATACCGATATGCTGACTAATCCAGTAATTAAACAAATTGCTGATGAGCATAACGCCTCAGTTTATCAAGTGTTACTTAGCTGGACAATTCGTGACGGAATAACGATTGCGATTCCGCAAACGGCTAATGCAGATCACATGAAGGACAATATTGCGGCTGCTGATTTGGAACTAACTGCTGCTGACCTAGCGGCAATTGATGAGCAATATCCTAAGCCAACGCACAAGATACCACTTGATTTGGATTAA
- a CDS encoding cation:proton antiporter, producing MDLSLVIVSVAAFLTPTLLARFKVSLIPTTVAEIIVGVILGKSCFNIIHINSVLNTLSTLGTIMLLFLSGMEIDFSLFKKSKPMTELATKKAQNKTKETPLKIAIIAYSLTIVVSVVLGILFKVCGLFSDVFLSVILFATVSLGVMISILKENNLLGQSYGQTLLLFGVLGEIIPLLGLTIYSSIKSGNGGTLWLISLVFLAAAYLLARFRNFFNVFGKLTKSTTQLDMRFAFLVIVILVVLATSVGAENILGAFLAGIVIKLLEPEEATEEKLNAIGYGFLIPFFFILTGVKLDLVSLLSSRATLTLIPLLLLAFLVAKMPAYYSFKRLFSKQNALAGTFLVETTMTLVISGVAIAQNIHALNSQQGGALTLAAVLTCLIGPMLFKKLYQPKDEKLPKTTVHIIGTTVTSVATCHQLPHDWYDTSLYTQHQESYETYKNSAPVTLLETMEPADLIKQGIFDTDILVITDIHSKINYNLALAAKKYGVERVLVRMDDPDPDEADAMEKELSNLKIEYFNTFDTGVGVFRTAIESPEVLRFITSSTSSLFEVTMTNTRFNGGLISDLPEINEVVISKIVRHGKFVDPRDDLRLQLGDHLIMAGPREVVSRLRLLLDNQLG from the coding sequence ATGGATTTATCGCTTGTTATTGTGTCTGTGGCTGCTTTTTTGACACCGACGCTATTAGCGCGGTTTAAAGTATCACTAATACCAACAACCGTTGCGGAAATTATTGTCGGTGTGATTCTAGGCAAAAGCTGCTTTAACATTATTCATATTAATTCTGTTTTGAATACTTTGAGTACACTGGGCACGATTATGCTGCTGTTTTTGAGTGGGATGGAAATCGATTTTTCACTATTTAAAAAGAGTAAGCCGATGACAGAATTAGCTACTAAAAAAGCACAAAATAAAACCAAAGAAACACCGCTAAAAATCGCAATTATCGCTTATTCACTGACAATTGTCGTATCAGTTGTTTTAGGAATCTTATTTAAAGTTTGTGGACTATTTTCAGATGTCTTTTTGTCAGTAATCTTGTTTGCGACCGTTTCGCTCGGCGTTATGATTAGCATTTTGAAAGAAAATAATTTGCTGGGGCAATCGTATGGGCAAACTTTACTGCTATTTGGGGTGTTAGGTGAAATTATTCCGCTGCTTGGCTTAACTATCTATTCCTCAATTAAAAGTGGTAATGGCGGCACATTATGGTTGATTTCGCTTGTCTTTTTGGCTGCGGCTTACTTACTAGCACGGTTTCGTAATTTCTTTAATGTGTTTGGCAAATTAACTAAGTCGACTACCCAGCTTGATATGCGGTTTGCCTTTTTGGTAATTGTTATCTTGGTTGTTCTGGCGACATCAGTCGGCGCCGAAAACATTTTGGGAGCATTCTTAGCAGGGATTGTCATTAAATTGCTGGAACCTGAAGAAGCAACTGAAGAAAAGTTAAACGCGATTGGTTATGGCTTCTTAATTCCGTTTTTCTTTATTTTGACAGGTGTGAAGTTGGACTTGGTTTCGCTACTTAGCTCAAGAGCGACCTTAACCTTAATTCCTTTGCTGTTATTGGCATTCTTGGTAGCTAAAATGCCAGCTTATTATAGTTTTAAACGGCTATTTTCTAAGCAGAACGCCTTAGCAGGTACCTTTTTGGTTGAAACAACAATGACCTTGGTTATTTCAGGTGTAGCGATTGCGCAAAACATTCATGCATTAAATAGCCAGCAAGGTGGTGCCTTAACTTTGGCGGCGGTATTAACGTGCTTAATTGGACCAATGCTCTTTAAAAAGCTGTACCAGCCTAAAGACGAAAAGCTACCCAAGACAACCGTTCATATTATTGGTACGACAGTTACTTCTGTTGCCACCTGCCACCAATTACCACATGATTGGTATGACACGAGTTTATATACGCAACATCAAGAAAGCTATGAAACTTATAAAAATTCAGCACCAGTAACGCTGCTTGAGACGATGGAACCAGCTGATTTAATTAAACAGGGAATTTTTGATACCGATATTCTGGTAATTACGGATATCCATTCCAAGATTAACTATAATTTGGCGTTGGCCGCGAAAAAGTACGGTGTTGAACGTGTTCTCGTAAGAATGGATGATCCCGATCCTGATGAAGCTGATGCGATGGAGAAGGAACTAAGTAATTTGAAGATTGAATACTTTAATACCTTTGATACAGGTGTTGGTGTCTTTCGCACCGCGATTGAATCGCCAGAAGTTTTGCGCTTTATTACTTCATCAACGTCAAGTTTGTTTGAAGTAACAATGACTAATACTCGTTTTAACGGCGGTTTGATATCAGATTTGCCTGAAATTAATGAAGTCGTAATTAGTAAGATTGTTCGTCATGGTAAGTTCGTTGATCCGCGTGATGATCTGCGATTGCAGCTTGGCGATCATTTGATTATGGCGGGACCACGTGAGGTGGTTTCGCGACTGCGATTGCTACTTGATAATCAGTTAGGATAA
- a CDS encoding YjjG family noncanonical pyrimidine nucleotidase, with protein MKYQQIIFDVDDTLIDSAATEKFSLQQLFAAHHWQLTPALQQNYHRYNQELWRQLELGEITYEELSETTFRHFLKENLDLEVDGLEIMREYRSYFSKAHQLLPGVESTLKLARQLGYQLTILSNGERLIQNQRLELAGIKKYFNLIITSQEAGVSKPDEQIFDYFFARTKIPPEKTIFFGDGLQSDILGAEKYGFDSVWYNHRHRLNTLNLHPLFEVDSYQKFAELLRNNFINFVTN; from the coding sequence TTGAAATATCAACAAATAATTTTTGACGTTGATGATACGTTAATTGATTCAGCTGCTACTGAGAAATTTTCACTGCAGCAACTTTTTGCTGCACATCATTGGCAGCTGACACCAGCATTGCAGCAGAATTATCATCGTTATAATCAAGAATTGTGGCGCCAACTTGAATTAGGTGAAATTACTTATGAAGAGTTAAGTGAGACAACTTTTCGTCATTTTCTCAAGGAAAATCTGGATTTAGAAGTTGATGGCTTAGAAATTATGAGGGAGTATCGGTCATATTTTAGTAAGGCACATCAGCTTTTGCCAGGAGTTGAAAGTACGCTCAAGCTCGCACGCCAACTAGGTTATCAGTTAACAATTTTGAGTAATGGTGAGCGACTAATTCAGAATCAACGCTTGGAGCTTGCCGGTATTAAAAAGTATTTTAATTTGATTATTACTTCACAAGAAGCAGGCGTTTCTAAGCCGGATGAACAAATTTTTGATTACTTTTTTGCTCGAACAAAGATTCCTCCTGAGAAGACAATTTTCTTTGGTGATGGTCTGCAGTCAGACATCTTGGGTGCTGAAAAGTATGGCTTTGACAGTGTTTGGTACAATCATCGTCATCGGTTAAATACCCTTAATTTACATCCGCTTTTTGAAGTTGATAGTTACCAAAAGTTCGCTGAACTATTGCGAAATAACTTTATTAATTTTGTAACAAACTAA
- a CDS encoding aldo/keto reductase, whose translation MNNINSLTDTYELNNGVKIPAVGFGTWQTPDGEVAQNSVMAAINAGYRLIDTAAAYGNEESVGKGISKSGINRYDLFVATKLWNTDHGYKKTAAAIDTSLEKLGLDYLDLYLIHWPNPAAMRDHWAELNAESWRAMEDALKAGKIRAIGVSNFRRHHLDELLKTAGIRPAVNQIYLNPSDMQKDVTAYNDELGILNEAYSPLGTGGLLANETVTEIAGHYGKSPAQLLLRWSIQHNFLPLPKSVHPKYIAANAQIFDFSISDQDMLELDGLHGAAQVAKDPDKTDF comes from the coding sequence ATGAATAATATTAATTCGTTAACCGATACTTATGAATTGAATAATGGTGTGAAGATTCCTGCTGTTGGCTTCGGTACGTGGCAGACTCCTGATGGTGAAGTTGCGCAAAATTCTGTGATGGCCGCAATTAATGCAGGATATCGTTTAATTGATACTGCTGCAGCTTATGGCAATGAGGAAAGTGTGGGCAAGGGTATTAGCAAGAGCGGCATTAATCGTTATGATTTGTTTGTTGCGACTAAATTGTGGAATACCGATCATGGTTATAAGAAAACTGCAGCCGCAATTGATACCAGCTTAGAAAAATTAGGCCTGGATTATCTTGATTTGTACTTAATTCATTGGCCTAATCCAGCTGCCATGCGCGATCACTGGGCTGAATTAAACGCTGAAAGTTGGCGGGCGATGGAAGATGCCTTGAAAGCCGGTAAAATTCGGGCAATAGGGGTTTCTAATTTTAGAAGACACCATCTTGATGAGTTGTTAAAGACTGCGGGTATTCGACCAGCCGTCAACCAAATTTATTTAAATCCAAGTGATATGCAAAAAGACGTAACTGCTTATAATGATGAATTAGGAATTTTGAATGAGGCATACAGTCCTTTAGGAACTGGTGGTTTACTCGCAAATGAGACAGTTACTGAGATTGCTGGCCATTATGGTAAGAGTCCTGCCCAATTATTGTTGCGCTGGTCAATCCAACATAATTTCTTGCCGCTGCCTAAGTCGGTTCATCCAAAGTATATTGCTGCTAATGCGCAAATTTTTGACTTTTCAATTAGCGACCAAGATATGTTGGAATTAGATGGACTACATGGTGCTGCACAAGTTGCTAAGGATCCAGATAAGACAGATTTTTAA
- a CDS encoding pyrroline-5-carboxylate reductase dimerization domain-containing protein — MKIGFIGTGKIGSSIILGLLQADIAGKDIYVFDGGHKSAQKIAAEKGLHLVNDYAEFNDCTAVIVAVGGPVINTILQKLGQTYHGIMMSTGGGDLVKVNQEAASDTSFAKIVPNTPVQIGEGITAVSFIPDEKEGVIKTTKEILGKLGDVYVVPENLLGIYGTVAGCAPAYVDLMIEALSDAAVQNGVKRAESYPIIEKMILGTAKLALTTKKLPEELKNEVTTPGGTTIKGVVKLEETGFRNALIQAINASAN; from the coding sequence ATGAAGATAGGATTTATTGGGACTGGGAAAATTGGCTCATCAATTATTTTAGGCTTATTACAAGCGGATATTGCGGGAAAAGATATCTATGTCTTCGATGGGGGACACAAGTCTGCCCAAAAGATTGCTGCTGAAAAGGGTCTACATTTAGTTAATGATTATGCGGAATTTAATGATTGTACCGCGGTAATTGTTGCAGTTGGCGGGCCAGTGATTAATACAATTTTACAAAAATTGGGTCAAACTTATCACGGTATTATGATGTCGACGGGTGGCGGTGACTTAGTAAAAGTTAACCAAGAAGCGGCTTCTGATACATCATTTGCGAAAATAGTACCTAATACTCCTGTTCAAATTGGCGAGGGCATTACGGCTGTCAGCTTCATTCCTGATGAAAAAGAAGGGGTCATTAAGACCACCAAGGAGATTTTGGGCAAGCTTGGTGATGTCTACGTTGTTCCCGAAAATCTTTTGGGAATATACGGAACGGTTGCTGGCTGTGCACCTGCTTATGTTGACTTAATGATTGAAGCACTGAGTGATGCTGCTGTACAAAATGGTGTTAAGCGTGCCGAATCTTATCCAATAATTGAAAAGATGATTTTGGGAACGGCTAAGTTAGCATTGACTACTAAGAAGTTACCTGAGGAATTGAAGAATGAGGTAACTACCCCTGGTGGTACGACCATTAAGGGCGTTGTTAAGTTAGAGGAGACAGGCTTTAGAAATGCCTTAATTCAAGCGATTAACGCATCAGCTAACTAA
- a CDS encoding D-2-hydroxyacid dehydrogenase, translating into MTKIFAYAIRKDEEPYVTEWKNAHKDVDVDFTDQLLTPETAKLAKGADGVVTYQQLDYKADTIEALDKLGIHNWSLRNVGIDNIDLPKAKSLGFKLTNVPVYSPDAIAEHAAVQAARILRQDKQMDEKIARHDFRWAPTIGREVRDQTVGVIGTGHIGQVFMKIMEGFGAKVIAYDIYRNPELEKQGYYVDSLDDIYAQADVISLHVPDTPENVHMINDDSIKKMKDDVVIINVSRGPLVDTDAVIRGLDSGKIFGFVMDTYESEVGIFNSDFSDKDLPDKRLADLIARPNVLVTPHTAFYTTHAVRNMVVKAFDNNLKLINGETPDTPVDLDKEF; encoded by the coding sequence ATGACTAAGATTTTTGCTTATGCGATTCGAAAAGATGAAGAACCATACGTTACCGAATGGAAAAACGCACACAAGGACGTTGATGTTGATTTTACCGATCAATTATTGACTCCCGAAACTGCTAAATTGGCCAAAGGTGCCGATGGCGTCGTTACTTATCAGCAATTAGACTACAAGGCAGACACAATTGAAGCCTTAGATAAATTAGGCATTCATAACTGGTCGCTGCGTAACGTCGGAATTGATAACATTGACTTGCCAAAGGCTAAATCATTAGGCTTTAAATTAACCAATGTTCCTGTCTACTCCCCAGATGCGATCGCTGAACATGCTGCTGTTCAAGCTGCACGAATTTTGCGTCAAGATAAGCAAATGGATGAAAAGATTGCTCGGCACGATTTCCGTTGGGCACCAACAATTGGACGTGAAGTTCGTGACCAAACTGTCGGTGTCATCGGTACCGGCCATATTGGTCAAGTATTTATGAAGATTATGGAAGGCTTTGGCGCTAAAGTCATTGCTTACGATATTTACAGAAATCCTGAACTTGAAAAGCAAGGCTACTATGTTGATTCCCTTGACGACATCTATGCTCAAGCAGATGTTATTTCATTGCACGTTCCTGACACCCCAGAGAATGTCCACATGATTAATGATGATTCAATCAAGAAGATGAAGGATGATGTCGTCATTATTAACGTCTCACGTGGTCCATTAGTCGACACTGACGCCGTTATTCGCGGCTTAGATTCAGGTAAAATCTTTGGCTTTGTCATGGATACTTACGAAAGTGAAGTTGGTATTTTCAATAGCGACTTTAGCGACAAGGACTTGCCTGATAAGCGCTTGGCAGATTTGATTGCACGGCCAAATGTTTTGGTAACACCACATACTGCTTTCTATACAACTCATGCAGTTCGCAACATGGTTGTTAAAGCCTTCGACAACAACTTGAAATTAATTAACGGCGAAACTCCTGATACTCCCGTTGATTTGGACAAAGAATTTTAA
- a CDS encoding fructosamine kinase family protein: protein MIMTKEWLSQLPVKNILACKTIHGGDTNKAYQIKILTRAYFMKVQPNSSAAYFDHEVSGLKEIAKAGVNTLTPLFQGQINGTAYLILNWLETDVGSQADLGRQVAKLHHFHNDRFGFGDQSQNRVMIKNNQWNQSWVDFYIRQRLEPEVASAQKLGYWNDEREEHFRRMVVQFTDYYDRHEVTPSLCHGDLWFGNVLFARGMPYLIDPDVIYGDREFDLAMTTVFGGFSNQFYRAYYEEYPLDEELAQRLNWYRFYYLCMHLCLFGESYGSAVDEILSHF, encoded by the coding sequence ATGATTATGACAAAAGAATGGCTCAGCCAATTACCGGTTAAAAATATCCTAGCTTGTAAAACTATTCACGGAGGTGATACAAATAAAGCTTATCAAATTAAGATACTAACCAGAGCTTATTTTATGAAGGTTCAGCCAAATAGTTCAGCTGCCTATTTTGACCATGAAGTGTCGGGACTAAAAGAAATCGCAAAAGCTGGAGTTAATACGTTAACGCCGCTTTTTCAGGGACAAATAAATGGTACGGCCTATCTAATTTTGAATTGGCTTGAGACTGATGTCGGTAGTCAGGCTGATTTAGGCAGGCAAGTTGCTAAGTTGCATCACTTTCATAATGACCGGTTCGGCTTTGGCGATCAATCGCAAAATCGCGTGATGATTAAGAATAATCAGTGGAATCAGAGTTGGGTGGATTTTTATATTAGGCAGCGGCTGGAGCCAGAAGTGGCAAGTGCGCAAAAATTGGGTTACTGGAATGATGAGCGTGAAGAACATTTCCGGCGAATGGTGGTGCAATTTACAGATTATTATGATCGCCATGAAGTAACGCCAAGCTTGTGTCATGGCGATTTGTGGTTTGGCAATGTTTTGTTTGCACGCGGCATGCCATACTTAATTGATCCGGATGTGATCTATGGCGATCGTGAGTTTGACCTGGCAATGACAACTGTGTTCGGCGGCTTTAGCAATCAGTTTTATCGTGCTTATTATGAAGAATATCCGCTTGATGAGGAACTTGCACAGCGGCTAAATTGGTATCGTTTCTATTACTTGTGCATGCACCTTTGCCTATTTGGTGAAAGTTATGGCAGTGCAGTTGATGAAATATTGAGTCATTTTTAA
- a CDS encoding exodeoxyribonuclease III, with translation MILISWNIDSLNAALTGTSARAEETRKVLAKIHDENPDVIAIQETKLRATGPTKKHQEVLAAQFPEYDYVWRSSEEPARKGYAGTMYLYKKDLTPKITYPEIGAPEPMDHEGRIITLEFPEVFVTQVYTPNSGSGLKRLGERQLWDEKYVAYLQELDKKKPVLASGDYNVAHTEIDLKHPDNNHHSAGFTDEERVDFTKLLDAGFTDTFRKVNGNVEGVYSWWAQRVRTAKANNSGWRIDYWLASNRIADKVQNSEMMDTGARADHCPIIINIDI, from the coding sequence ATGATCTTAATTTCGTGGAATATTGACTCACTAAATGCAGCTCTGACAGGAACTTCCGCGCGGGCTGAAGAAACGCGGAAAGTTTTGGCTAAAATTCATGACGAAAATCCAGATGTGATTGCAATTCAGGAAACTAAATTGCGGGCGACTGGTCCGACCAAGAAGCATCAGGAAGTTTTGGCAGCGCAATTTCCTGAATACGATTATGTGTGGCGCTCATCTGAGGAACCTGCACGTAAGGGTTATGCCGGCACAATGTACTTGTACAAAAAGGATTTGACGCCTAAGATAACTTATCCAGAAATTGGCGCTCCTGAGCCAATGGATCATGAAGGTCGAATTATCACCTTGGAGTTTCCTGAAGTTTTTGTTACGCAGGTGTATACGCCTAATTCCGGTAGTGGTTTGAAGCGCCTAGGGGAGCGACAACTTTGGGATGAAAAATACGTTGCCTACTTACAGGAGTTAGATAAGAAGAAGCCGGTTTTGGCGAGTGGCGACTATAATGTTGCTCATACAGAAATTGACTTGAAGCATCCCGATAACAACCATCATTCTGCGGGCTTCACTGATGAAGAGCGGGTAGATTTTACTAAATTACTTGATGCTGGCTTTACCGATACTTTTAGAAAAGTCAATGGTAATGTTGAAGGCGTATATTCATGGTGGGCTCAACGAGTACGGACAGCTAAGGCCAATAATTCTGGCTGGCGCATCGACTACTGGCTTGCAAGCAACCGGATTGCTGACAAGGTGCAAAATTCAGAAATGATGGATACAGGTGCACGAGCAGACCATTGTCCAATCATAATAAATATAGACATATAG